From a region of the Wenzhouxiangella sp. XN24 genome:
- a CDS encoding metallopeptidase family protein, whose amino-acid sequence MERAEFEQAIDEILDSLPDWAVARIENLRVVVEEWPDDEQDPDGDGLLGLYEGISLPDRGLDYVDVMPDTIWIFRQPHLELGLEPEALREEVRRTVLHELAHYFGLDDDYLDEIGWG is encoded by the coding sequence ATGGAACGCGCCGAGTTTGAACAAGCGATAGACGAGATTCTCGACAGCCTGCCGGACTGGGCCGTCGCGCGGATCGAGAACCTGCGGGTCGTGGTCGAGGAATGGCCGGACGACGAGCAGGATCCGGATGGCGACGGGCTGCTGGGACTCTACGAGGGTATCTCGCTGCCCGATCGCGGGCTCGACTATGTCGATGTCATGCCTGACACGATCTGGATCTTCCGCCAGCCGCACCTCGAGCTCGGGCTCGAGCCGGAGGCGCTGCGCGAGGAGGTGCGGCGGACGGTACTGCATGAGCTGGCCCACTATTTCGGCCTCGACGACGACTACCTCGACGAGATCGGCTGGGGCTGA
- a CDS encoding DUF2207 domain-containing protein produces the protein MLRRFAFALLIASGAMPAWSAERILDYQSEIEVRADASMEVTETIRVQAEGEAIRRGIFRDFPTDYKDRLGNRYRVGFEVLEVRRNGADEPYRVERRSNGVRVYAGSADRFVEHGPHEYVIRYRTDRQLGYFENHDELYWNVTGNGWDLPIERAGAVVRLPASIPMDDVTVAAYTGAQGGMGQSFATDIAGPEVRFDVTRALGPREGLTIVVGWPKGYVHEPGPAERMERTLQDNRGLLIAAAGLPLVLGYLFWAWWRHGRDPRPGVVFPHYTPPGNYSPASARYIRRMGYDARAFTAAVLSLAVKGHLQIEKHDKKYSLLRSESDQPLAAGEAALLRALFESGAAVELDNENHATISAARSAHRRALQRDYRKTYFLTNSAMLLPSLGATVALAVAIGLLDAFQPLVFVLFGLVLVAHIVFLYLMRAPTARGRTLMDKLAGFRNYLEVAEKDELNLRNPPEKTPELFERYLPFALALDVEQAWAEKFAGVFERLEAREGTTYQPAWYHGSFDARDLGGFTAGVGTSLNSAISSAATAPGSTSGGGGGGFSGGGGGGGGGGGW, from the coding sequence ATGCTGCGCCGCTTCGCCTTCGCGCTGCTGATCGCCTCCGGGGCCATGCCGGCCTGGTCGGCCGAGCGCATTCTCGACTACCAGAGCGAGATCGAGGTCCGGGCGGACGCTTCGATGGAGGTCACCGAGACCATCCGCGTGCAGGCGGAGGGCGAGGCCATCCGGCGCGGCATCTTCCGCGACTTTCCGACCGACTACAAGGATCGCCTCGGCAACCGCTACCGCGTGGGCTTCGAGGTCCTCGAGGTGCGCCGTAACGGCGCCGACGAGCCATACCGCGTCGAGCGCCGCAGCAATGGCGTGCGGGTCTATGCCGGAAGCGCCGATCGTTTCGTCGAACACGGACCGCACGAGTACGTCATCCGCTACCGCACCGACCGGCAGCTCGGCTACTTCGAGAACCACGACGAGCTGTACTGGAACGTCACGGGGAACGGCTGGGACCTGCCCATCGAGCGTGCCGGCGCCGTGGTCCGCCTCCCGGCGTCGATCCCGATGGACGACGTCACCGTGGCGGCTTACACGGGTGCGCAGGGCGGCATGGGGCAGAGCTTTGCTACCGACATCGCCGGTCCGGAAGTCCGCTTCGACGTGACCCGGGCCCTGGGGCCGCGCGAGGGATTGACCATCGTCGTCGGCTGGCCCAAGGGCTATGTGCATGAACCCGGACCCGCAGAGCGCATGGAACGGACTTTGCAGGACAACCGCGGCCTGTTGATCGCGGCCGCCGGGCTCCCGCTGGTGCTCGGCTACCTGTTCTGGGCGTGGTGGCGTCATGGCCGTGATCCCCGCCCGGGGGTGGTGTTCCCGCACTACACGCCGCCCGGCAACTATTCGCCCGCTTCGGCGCGATACATCAGGCGCATGGGCTACGACGCCCGTGCGTTCACGGCCGCAGTGCTCAGCCTGGCGGTGAAGGGTCACCTGCAGATCGAGAAGCACGACAAGAAATACAGTTTGCTGCGCAGCGAATCCGACCAGCCGCTTGCCGCGGGCGAGGCCGCCTTGTTGCGCGCCTTGTTCGAGTCGGGGGCCGCGGTCGAGCTGGACAACGAGAATCATGCAACGATCAGTGCCGCCCGCAGCGCTCACCGCCGCGCCCTGCAACGCGACTACAGAAAGACTTATTTCCTCACGAATTCCGCCATGCTGCTGCCTTCTCTCGGCGCCACTGTCGCGCTGGCCGTCGCCATCGGCCTCCTGGACGCCTTCCAGCCGCTGGTATTCGTCCTGTTCGGCCTCGTCCTCGTGGCGCACATCGTGTTTCTCTACCTCATGCGCGCCCCGACCGCGCGAGGTCGCACGCTCATGGACAAGCTCGCGGGTTTTCGCAATTACCTGGAGGTCGCCGAGAAGGACGAACTGAACCTGCGCAATCCGCCGGAGAAGACGCCGGAGCTGTTCGAGCGCTACCTGCCTTTCGCGCTGGCGCTGGATGTCGAACAGGCGTGGGCGGAGAAGTTCGCCGGCGTGTTCGAGCGTCTCGAGGCCCGGGAAGGTACTACGTATCAGCCGGCCTGGTATCACGGGTCTTTCGACGCGCGCGACCTCGGCGGCTTCACGGCCGGGGTAGGCACGTCGTTGAACTCCGCCATTTCCTCGGCCGCCACGGCGCCGGGATCGACCTCCGGAGGCGGTGGCGGCGGCTTCTCGGGCGGCGGTGGCGGCGGAGGCGGTGGCGGCGGCTGGTGA
- a CDS encoding LemA family protein, translating to MLSLILTILVAGLFFWGVLIFNRLVRDRNQVRAAWSDIDVQLTRRHDLVPQLVDAVRAYADYERATLTAVTELRARAERAAHLPDKARLEDEMAAGLQRLLALAEAYPELKADGNFLQLQRDLVEVEDHLQYARRFYNGAVRIYNTRIETVPDLLVARPLSFRPAEFFAVDDEQARLAPRVALG from the coding sequence GTGTTGTCGCTGATCCTCACCATCCTGGTCGCCGGCCTGTTTTTCTGGGGCGTGCTGATCTTCAACCGGCTGGTGCGCGACCGCAACCAGGTGCGTGCCGCCTGGAGCGACATCGACGTGCAGCTGACGCGGCGTCACGACCTCGTGCCGCAGCTCGTCGATGCGGTTCGCGCTTACGCCGATTACGAGCGCGCTACGCTCACCGCCGTGACCGAGTTGCGCGCCCGGGCGGAGCGTGCCGCCCACCTGCCGGACAAGGCGCGCCTCGAGGACGAGATGGCGGCCGGCCTGCAGCGCCTCCTCGCCCTTGCCGAGGCTTATCCCGAACTCAAGGCCGACGGGAATTTCCTGCAGCTGCAACGTGACCTCGTGGAGGTGGAGGATCATCTGCAGTATGCGCGCCGTTTCTACAATGGCGCGGTGAGGATTTACAACACGCGCATCGAGACGGTGCCGGACCTCCTGGTGGCCCGGCCGTTGAGCTTCAGGCCCGCCGAGTTTTTTGCCGTGGACGACGAGCAGGCCCGGCTGGCGCCGCGCGTGGCGCTCGGCTGA
- a CDS encoding ABC transporter permease yields MSTVFTVMRKELLDLFRDRRTVMLGLFMGPLLFPALILGMGAMAESRAKTQLESTLELPVINAERAANLIAYLATRDIEVIDPPDDPQQAIRDQAYEVILSIPEDYAERWRASRPALVEVLYDSSRQDSRIPVSRVESALRSYSREVATMRLLLRGVDPALGEALVPGRRDLSTPEARRGMALAFLPYLLILSAFLGGAYLVIDVTAGERERQSLEPLLATPSSREAIMSGKIAAACAFGMLSLLLILLSFKLSFQFAGSGPFRGVDVSFLAMLKLLAILAPMVLIGTTLLTLIAASVKSVKEAQSYMSVLMLLPIIPTIVLLISPVKNQLWMFAVPFLAQNQTILMVLRAESISALEWMVYVGAGFGLGLLLWLVAARLYHREKLAISA; encoded by the coding sequence ATGAGCACCGTTTTCACCGTCATGCGCAAGGAACTGCTCGACCTGTTCCGTGACCGGCGCACCGTCATGCTGGGCCTGTTCATGGGGCCGTTGCTGTTTCCCGCGCTGATCCTCGGGATGGGTGCGATGGCGGAGTCGCGTGCCAAGACACAGCTGGAGAGCACGCTCGAGCTGCCCGTGATCAACGCGGAGCGGGCGGCGAATCTCATCGCCTACCTCGCGACCCGTGACATCGAGGTGATCGATCCGCCGGACGATCCCCAGCAGGCGATCCGCGACCAGGCCTACGAGGTGATCCTGAGCATTCCCGAGGACTATGCCGAGCGCTGGCGTGCCAGCCGTCCGGCGCTGGTCGAGGTCCTGTACGACAGTTCCCGACAGGATTCCCGCATTCCCGTGTCCCGCGTCGAAAGCGCATTGCGGTCCTACAGTCGCGAGGTCGCCACGATGCGACTGCTGTTGCGCGGCGTCGATCCCGCCCTGGGCGAAGCGCTGGTGCCGGGGCGGCGCGACCTGTCCACTCCGGAGGCCCGTCGCGGCATGGCGCTGGCCTTTCTGCCTTACCTGCTGATCTTGAGCGCGTTCCTCGGCGGCGCCTATCTCGTGATCGACGTCACGGCGGGCGAGCGCGAGCGCCAGTCCCTCGAACCGCTGCTGGCGACGCCCTCGAGCCGCGAGGCGATCATGAGCGGCAAGATCGCGGCCGCGTGTGCCTTCGGCATGCTGAGCCTGTTGTTGATCCTGTTGAGTTTCAAGCTCAGTTTCCAGTTCGCGGGGAGCGGTCCGTTTCGTGGCGTGGACGTCTCGTTTCTCGCGATGCTCAAGCTGCTGGCGATCCTCGCGCCGATGGTGTTGATCGGCACCACCCTGCTGACCCTGATCGCGGCCAGCGTGAAGTCGGTGAAGGAGGCGCAGAGCTACATGAGCGTGCTCATGCTGCTGCCCATCATCCCGACGATCGTGCTGTTGATCAGTCCCGTGAAAAACCAGTTGTGGATGTTCGCCGTGCCGTTCCTCGCACAGAACCAGACCATTCTCATGGTGCTGCGCGCAGAAAGCATCTCGGCGCTGGAATGGATGGTGTACGTCGGCGCGGGCTTCGGGCTCGGGTTGCTGCTATGGCTGGTGGCGGCGCGCCTCTATCACCGCGAGAAACTGGCCATCAGCGCTTGA
- a CDS encoding ATP-binding cassette domain-containing protein: MIKVNDLHKTFKAKTGLVRAVDGVSFEAPDGRITGLLGPNGAGKTTTLRMLYTLMRPEKGTVHVDGLDAVREAAAVRRSLGVLPDARGVYKRLTARENITYFGRLHGLDAGTIAARTERLVSALGMEDFIDRQSEGFSQGQRTKTAIARALVHDPKNVILDEPTNGLDVMTTRGLRDFLLTLKSQGRCVILSSHIMQEVGLLCDHIVIIAKGRVTAQGSADTLRRLSGEENLEDAFVRLIGSEEGLAA, translated from the coding sequence ATGATCAAGGTGAACGACCTGCACAAGACCTTCAAGGCCAAGACGGGGCTCGTACGCGCCGTCGACGGCGTGAGTTTCGAAGCGCCCGACGGCCGGATCACGGGCTTGCTCGGGCCCAACGGCGCCGGCAAGACGACGACGCTGCGCATGCTTTACACGCTCATGCGGCCGGAAAAGGGCACGGTGCACGTGGACGGGCTCGACGCGGTCCGGGAGGCGGCCGCGGTGCGTCGCAGCCTCGGCGTGCTGCCCGACGCGCGCGGGGTCTACAAGCGGCTGACGGCGCGCGAGAACATCACCTATTTCGGGCGTCTCCACGGTCTCGACGCGGGCACCATCGCGGCGCGTACCGAACGACTGGTGTCTGCGCTGGGGATGGAAGATTTCATCGATCGCCAGTCCGAAGGCTTCTCGCAAGGCCAGCGCACCAAGACCGCGATCGCGCGCGCGCTGGTGCACGACCCGAAGAACGTCATCCTGGACGAGCCCACGAACGGGCTCGACGTCATGACGACGAGAGGGCTGCGCGACTTCCTGCTGACCCTGAAATCCCAGGGTCGATGCGTGATCCTCTCGAGCCACATCATGCAGGAGGTCGGCCTGTTGTGTGACCACATCGTGATCATCGCGAAGGGGAGGGTGACGGCCCAGGGCAGCGCCGACACGCTGCGCCGTCTCAGCGGGGAGGAGAACCTCGAGGATGCCTTCGTGCGTCTCATCGGCTCCGAGGAGGGCCTCGCCGCATGA
- a CDS encoding alpha/beta hydrolase — protein MLNARNLPTHLPLLCAGSLLLAGLAASHPAEARTLGEVEFESCVLTAAGLPRPTEAQCATIAVPEDPAAPAGRMIDLALAWIPADAEPEPDPVFLIAGGPGQSARESYPGVSFAFRDISRSRHILLLDQRGTGGSNLLACPEFDAGDESVDLADLSMEQIQEYAEDCRDELSEKADLRFYTTAEAVFDLDFVRQAIGVEQVNLVGVSYGTRVAQQYAKAHPEHVRTLVLDGVVPATLALGGEHAVNLEAMLERHFERCRETPACVEALGDPREKLATVAARLRAGGLEPVRYRDPTSGEWREVEPVYEHLSAVMRMYAYSPLTAAALPLVLDQAEAGDYAALMAMADMMMSQLGGQIASGMHNSVICTEDADDVAGGASDDAAGTVLGDDFAELLLTQCAIWPRGTLPEDFRSPLAGDIPVLAISGEYDPVTPPRYGDEVAASLARARHLVLPGQGHSVMGVGCMPKLAAQFIEAADASELDASCLERLAAPPPFSGLHGWEP, from the coding sequence TTGCTCAACGCCAGGAATCTTCCAACCCATCTTCCTTTGCTCTGTGCCGGCAGCCTGCTTCTCGCCGGCCTCGCCGCGAGTCATCCGGCCGAGGCCCGCACGCTGGGCGAGGTCGAATTCGAGTCCTGCGTGCTCACGGCGGCCGGGCTGCCCCGCCCGACCGAGGCCCAGTGCGCCACGATCGCCGTGCCCGAGGATCCGGCCGCGCCGGCGGGCCGCATGATCGACCTTGCGCTCGCCTGGATTCCGGCGGATGCCGAACCCGAGCCGGACCCGGTGTTCCTCATCGCCGGTGGCCCCGGGCAGTCCGCGCGGGAGAGCTACCCGGGTGTTTCTTTCGCATTTCGCGACATATCGAGGAGTCGGCATATCCTGTTGCTCGACCAGCGTGGCACCGGCGGCTCCAACCTGCTGGCCTGCCCGGAGTTCGATGCCGGCGATGAGTCCGTGGACCTTGCGGACCTTTCGATGGAGCAGATCCAGGAGTACGCCGAGGATTGCCGCGATGAGCTGTCGGAAAAGGCCGACCTGCGTTTCTACACGACCGCGGAGGCGGTCTTCGATCTCGATTTCGTGCGCCAGGCGATCGGGGTGGAGCAGGTGAACCTGGTGGGCGTTTCCTATGGCACTCGGGTGGCGCAGCAATACGCCAAGGCGCACCCGGAGCATGTCCGCACGCTGGTGCTCGACGGGGTCGTGCCCGCGACGCTGGCGCTCGGCGGCGAGCATGCAGTCAACCTCGAGGCCATGCTGGAGCGGCACTTCGAGCGCTGCCGGGAAACGCCCGCCTGTGTGGAAGCGCTCGGGGATCCGCGCGAGAAACTGGCGACGGTGGCGGCCCGCCTGCGCGCCGGCGGCCTGGAACCCGTGCGCTATCGCGATCCGACGAGCGGAGAGTGGCGCGAGGTGGAACCCGTCTACGAGCACCTGTCGGCGGTGATGCGCATGTACGCCTATTCGCCGCTGACGGCTGCTGCATTGCCCCTCGTGCTCGACCAGGCGGAGGCCGGGGACTATGCAGCCCTGATGGCCATGGCGGACATGATGATGAGCCAGCTCGGCGGGCAGATCGCCTCGGGAATGCACAATTCGGTGATCTGCACTGAGGATGCCGATGACGTCGCGGGGGGCGCCTCCGACGACGCCGCGGGCACGGTGCTGGGCGACGACTTTGCCGAGCTGCTGTTGACCCAGTGCGCGATCTGGCCGCGGGGCACCCTGCCGGAAGATTTCCGCAGTCCCCTGGCGGGCGACATCCCGGTGCTGGCGATCTCCGGCGAGTACGATCCCGTGACCCCGCCGCGCTACGGCGACGAGGTGGCGGCGTCGCTGGCGCGCGCGCGGCATCTCGTGCTGCCGGGCCAGGGCCACAGCGTGATGGGCGTCGGATGCATGCCGAAGCTGGCCGCCCAGTTCATCGAGGCGGCCGACGCCTCGGAACTCGATGCGAGTTGCCTCGAACGACTCGCGGCCCCGCCGCCCTTTTCCGGCCTGCATGGCTGGGAGCCTTGA
- a CDS encoding cation diffusion facilitator family transporter, whose protein sequence is METAKSAGRPGEGRYRIMRRVTLAGAVINTGLAMAQLVGGVLTHSQALIADGAHTLSDLASDFMVLFASRKANAAADARHPYGHGRIETLATVAVGMVLLAVAMGIVLDAGRRLLSPDALLAPTPLALFFAVLAIVSKEALYHYTMRSARKVRSRLLEANAWHHRSDVVSSIVVLIGVGATLAGLPFMDAAAAILVAVLIGRMGAKMIWRSAFELIDTGVEPEEQERLLAVVRSIDGVRGAHALRTRRMGSVLLADVHVLVAPRISVSEGHRISDAVADVLKANHEDLDDVLVHIDPEDDQRAAPSSHLPGREALLAQLEPRWREVGMTLAPDDVMFHYLDGKAYLELQLPLGAFDSIEAAREAADRLGRASRQVESVARVRVSFRA, encoded by the coding sequence ATGGAGACAGCTAAGTCCGCAGGCCGCCCGGGGGAAGGACGCTACCGCATCATGCGGCGCGTCACCCTCGCCGGCGCGGTCATCAACACGGGGCTGGCCATGGCGCAGCTGGTCGGCGGCGTGCTGACGCATTCGCAGGCGCTCATCGCCGACGGCGCCCACACGCTGTCGGACCTCGCCAGCGACTTCATGGTGCTGTTCGCATCCCGCAAGGCGAACGCGGCCGCCGACGCCCGTCATCCCTATGGCCACGGGCGGATCGAGACACTGGCCACGGTGGCGGTCGGGATGGTGCTGCTCGCAGTCGCCATGGGCATCGTGCTGGATGCGGGCCGGCGCCTGTTGTCACCGGACGCCCTCCTCGCGCCTACACCCCTGGCGCTGTTCTTCGCGGTCCTCGCCATCGTCTCCAAGGAAGCGCTCTATCACTACACCATGCGCAGCGCGCGCAAGGTGCGCTCCAGGCTGCTCGAGGCCAACGCCTGGCATCACCGTTCCGACGTCGTCTCCTCGATCGTGGTGCTGATCGGCGTCGGCGCCACACTGGCCGGCCTGCCGTTCATGGATGCGGCCGCCGCCATCCTGGTCGCGGTGCTGATCGGCCGCATGGGTGCGAAGATGATCTGGCGCAGCGCTTTCGAGTTGATCGACACCGGCGTCGAGCCGGAGGAACAGGAGCGCTTGCTGGCGGTCGTGCGCAGCATCGATGGGGTGCGCGGCGCCCACGCCCTGCGCACGCGGCGCATGGGCAGCGTCCTGCTCGCGGACGTGCACGTGCTGGTGGCGCCGCGCATCAGCGTCTCCGAAGGACACCGGATCAGCGACGCGGTTGCCGACGTGCTGAAGGCCAACCACGAAGATCTCGACGACGTGCTGGTGCACATCGACCCGGAAGATGACCAGCGCGCGGCGCCTAGCAGCCATCTCCCGGGCAGGGAGGCATTGCTGGCGCAGCTGGAACCGCGTTGGCGGGAAGTCGGCATGACGCTGGCGCCGGACGACGTCATGTTTCATTACCTCGACGGCAAGGCCTATCTCGAGCTCCAGCTGCCGCTGGGGGCCTTCGACAGCATCGAGGCCGCCCGCGAGGCAGCCGACAGGCTGGGGCGAGCCAGCAGGCAGGTGGAAAGCGTGGCCCGCGTGCGAGTGTCGTTTCGCGCCTGA
- a CDS encoding Fur family transcriptional regulator: MTRSSVHRNCGTAARVAPRAPDQQVTLAAELCAQRGARLTAIRRLVLELLWRRNEPMGAYELIEDWKRATGRTVGPPTVYRALEFLIAQGLVSKLESRNAFVPCAHPEHHHICVFFICVVCGASTELEDPDIEAQLSRDAATLGFRIGRRIVEVQGTCAACADESGVAPHA, from the coding sequence ATGACCCGGTCTTCCGTGCACCGCAACTGCGGCACGGCGGCTCGTGTTGCGCCGCGGGCCCCCGATCAGCAGGTCACGCTGGCCGCCGAACTTTGCGCGCAACGCGGCGCGCGCCTCACGGCGATCCGGCGCCTGGTCCTCGAGCTGTTGTGGCGGCGCAACGAGCCGATGGGCGCCTACGAGCTCATCGAGGACTGGAAGCGCGCCACGGGACGGACGGTCGGTCCGCCGACCGTGTATCGCGCCCTGGAATTCCTGATCGCGCAGGGCCTCGTGTCCAAGCTGGAGAGTCGCAATGCCTTCGTGCCTTGCGCGCACCCCGAGCACCACCACATCTGCGTGTTTTTCATCTGTGTCGTCTGCGGGGCCTCCACCGAACTCGAGGATCCCGATATCGAGGCGCAGCTGTCGCGCGATGCCGCCACACTCGGTTTCCGCATCGGCCGCCGGATCGTGGAGGTCCAGGGCACGTGCGCGGCGTGTGCGGACGAGTCAGGGGTGGCGCCGCACGCCTGA
- a CDS encoding winged helix-turn-helix domain-containing protein, which translates to MSRYRFDAFVFDPADGRLEHAVTGESTTLRPQVAALLARLLESPRTVVDREALCRAVWGEKAVVDFESGLAAVVRELRQAFVELGGTAELLETMPRRGYRLLADVMPLDLGVGPPGDMPGSPNTRRLATRWPGFVLFSLAGAVLLAGLAWWLQKAPDPAAGDAEPGQAALAVLPFERFGAPGTDGTRPELLLADSLLAELWRADLRDVVLIGRATLRPYQGREDVATAVARDLGARLLVEGSIVRNEADWQVTARLLEMPGGRVLWLDTVESSADVLPAGDIAARLAESLARAWATQAGPQALQGLGE; encoded by the coding sequence ACGGGCGACTCGAACATGCCGTTACAGGCGAATCCACCACGCTGCGCCCCCAGGTCGCGGCGCTGCTGGCCAGGCTCCTGGAGAGTCCCCGCACCGTCGTGGACCGCGAGGCGCTGTGCCGCGCCGTGTGGGGCGAGAAGGCCGTCGTGGATTTCGAGTCCGGGCTGGCGGCGGTGGTGCGGGAATTGCGCCAGGCTTTCGTGGAGCTTGGCGGTACGGCCGAACTCCTGGAAACCATGCCGCGCCGTGGTTATCGCCTCCTGGCCGACGTCATGCCGCTCGACCTGGGCGTCGGGCCGCCGGGGGACATGCCGGGTTCCCCGAATACGCGCCGGCTCGCCACCCGATGGCCCGGGTTCGTCCTCTTTTCACTGGCCGGAGCGGTGCTCCTGGCCGGTCTCGCCTGGTGGCTGCAGAAGGCGCCCGACCCGGCGGCAGGTGATGCGGAGCCTGGTCAGGCGGCGCTTGCCGTCTTGCCCTTCGAGCGTTTCGGCGCCCCGGGCACGGACGGCACGCGACCCGAACTGTTGCTGGCCGACAGCCTGCTGGCGGAGTTGTGGCGTGCCGACCTCAGGGACGTCGTGCTGATCGGTCGCGCGACCCTGCGTCCTTACCAGGGGCGAGAGGATGTGGCCACCGCGGTGGCACGGGATCTCGGCGCCCGCCTGCTCGTCGAGGGCAGCATCGTACGGAACGAAGCCGACTGGCAGGTCACGGCCCGCCTGCTGGAAATGCCCGGGGGGCGGGTCCTGTGGCTGGACACGGTGGAATCCTCCGCGGATGTCCTGCCGGCCGGTGACATCGCGGCTCGGCTTGCCGAAAGCCTCGCGCGCGCCTGGGCCACGCAAGCCGGACCACAGGCATTGCAGGGCCTCGGAGAGTAA